CCAGTTCACCTTTGTGTTCAGATTGCTGGCCGAGGCCGAACGCGTTTGATACTCCTCGTCAGAGATGCGCCCCTCTTTGTGCAGCCTTTTCAGATTCTGGTGAACCTGCGCCCAGGTCTGCCAGGTGGTCGAGGTCGTGATATTGTTGCTTACGCCTTCGAATCCGCCGTCTGCATTCCAGTTAAAGGTATGCGAAAAGTCCGTTCCCACTCCGGACAGACCGCTGGAGAGCAGACTGTTGGACCCAACGCTGTTGTTCAGACTCAGGCCAAAGCTGTTGTCCGCATTCCAGGAAAGTCCCACTCCCGTCGTGTAGTTGTTGGCGAAGTGCTCCTGACCCAGGAAGCCTCCGGGACCGTAATCGATGTCAAATTCTCGAGACAGCGAGTAGTTCAGATCAAAGCCGGCATAGCGGCCATCCGCTCCAAAACGCAGACCGGCGCTGGCCGTTTGATCCCATGAATCCTGTAGCCCCTGTCTCAGGTTTCCGCCGATGCTGGCGCCGGCAAAATTGCCGCTGCCATCGAAACTCAGGCCCAGATTTGCGCCCCAACCATCGGCGCTTCAGAGTCCCCTGGCAGGCGACACGGGCGTCCATGCCCGAGTCGCCTGCACACGCGACCTCCATGGTCGCGTGCGAGCAGGGGACTCTTGCGCGCTAGGCTCAGGCCAGACTATCGTTCTGGCCTTCCTCCCGGAAGCGAGCCAGGGTCTCGCTTCCGGCGGCGCGTTGCGCCGGCCATTCTCTGGGCGGCCGCCGCTCGATGCTTGTGATATATATATATCTTCCGGGCCTCGCTATTCGCTCGGCCAGCGGCGCCGGGCTGCTGCGCACTCCGCTCTCGCTTCGGCCCCGCAGGCGGAGATTTCAGGTAAGACAGTCATGTCTGGTACAGCGCTCTCGGCCCCGGTAATCTCGCCTGCGGGTCTTGCGGCGCTCGCGCTTGCAATGCTGCGCATCCCTGCCGCGGAAGCGTGGCTGCCAATTTTAGATTCCGCAGCCGTCTGCGGAATTGCCTGTTCTCCCGAATTGATTTGCCACGGTCGGAGGCTATTCGTATCCCGCATGCGAACCCTCTCTGGCTGGACTATAGGGAGCCATCAATGATGCGGTCGCTGACTGCAATTTCAGGGCAACTCCGGCCGATCGCAGGCCGGTTCTCCGTCAGAATTGTAGAATCGCGCGCCCTTTGCAGTTAGCCGCGGTCATACTTTTGAAAAAACGTGTCCGCTTACGTACTGTCTCGCATCCCGTCGTGGACGCTGCAATACGCAGTTGTGAAAGCTTTGACATGGAATCGTCGTTACCGCTGAACCGCCAATTCCGCAGGAATTTGCCAACTACACCTGCAGCTCAAAGTTGGCTTTTTGATAGCCGCCAGTGGCGCCTATCTGCGGATCATAAAAGGCTTCACTTCCCAGGTGGATCTTGACTTCGCGCCGTCGCGCTTCCATTTCCACCGGATCTATGATTGACAGGTCATCCATCAATTTAAGCATAATTGCGCCATTTTCAAGTTCGATCGCTTGGGCAACTGGAGCTTGAACCAACTTTTTCCGTCCAAACAGCTGAATATACGGCTTGCCGAAAATCGTTATCAGATATATTTCTGGAATGTACGATTGCAAAGCTATGGAGCTAATATAGATTGAAGGATCTTTGCCTCCGACAATGCCCAGATCTTGGGCGGCCCAACCGCCTGCTGCCGCGCGACTGACTTCTTCCGCTGTAAGCCTGTGTATGAATCCAAAATTGACAGGTAGCCGGGAGGCGGACTTGGACATAAATTTGATTAGTGAATCAAAGACTCCCGGCTTGTCAGGAACTCTGAGATGGAAGTCGGAATGGCAGGCTAGGCCCTCAATTTCGGGACTGATAGATCCGTCGCACCATGGGTCATCTGCCGACCAATAGAGGGTATTTCTCCAAATGCTACGGAGCGACTCAAGATTCGTCCAATCTACTCGAATAGTGAGAGGTTCGTGATTACCGCAGCGTTGCGCAACACACTCGGGGTGCAAATTCCCAATGTGCGTCAGCAAACTTGATGCTAGTGCAAAATCGAGTTCTCCATGTAATAGAAGGCCGGCGGAAATGGATTTCAATTTTGTACCCTTATATAAGGCTGCATCTCTACCCGAATCGGGTCGAACACGGCTATCCTTCCACCGCTTCGTAGAATTTTCTGCTCCAGAATTCGACTCAATACCGCTCGCGGACTGACAATCAAGTGAAAAGGTTTGCCTAGCCGTTCAGCAGCAGAAATTTCAGCCTCCAACTGTGCGGTGAGCCCCAAATTCTGCACATCTTTGATTTCGCCAACAGCATTTTCAAGATAGTCCGGAATAACACGTACGACCCCCGCGCCGCGTATTGCCGAATAGAGCTTCGCTAGTGTTTGGCGAAGCGCCAAGTGCCTTTAGAGCTGCAGCTTCAAACACTCGACCGCGTAAATTATTGATGATTCCAACTTCCGAACTACTTTGAGCGCTCCGGCCAGCAATGAGCAGTCGCTTCCACAACTGCCCGAGCATTCTACTATCTGCTGAGAGTAGCTTTTGCCGAATGAGTGCAGCCTCCTCCGCAGTGACGGCCCCTGACCCGTTAAGATAGGCGTCGCCGCCCAATAGAGAGACAAAGAATGCCGTAACCTCAACATGGGATTGTAACCAAGTTGTGTAGGCAGCTGCACAGCCTCCTTCAAAGCACGTCGCAAGCGTTACAACCCCGACCCCTCCCGCGATACTGCCAGCAAGTTCGCCCAGTCCCCGGGCCATTCCAGCAGCCCGCAGCTGCGCCATGTATTCCGGATTGTCGCATCCATTCTCCACCCGCCCGACGATTCGTGATATGCCACAAAGCAGATCTGGGGCGGCCGCAGGTGGAACATAAGTCTGATTGTGCACCAGCACCGTATCACGGCCCACGAAATACGTGTGGTTGTCCTGGACCTCGAAGTTGTAGACTGTCTCGTAGCGGGCCTCGCCGTTTACGCCGGCGATCGTCTGCTCAGCGCCGTTTGCGGTAATGCTCACATCTCCGGGACGCAGCTGCTTCGCCTGCACCCAGCCTTCGCCCTTTACATAGAACTCGTGATTGAATGTAGTCTCAAATTCCGCGCCGTTGCTGTAGCGGACATGGTAGATGCGGTCCGTCTGACGCACAAAGGTCTGGACCACTCGTTTGGGTTCAACGGTATGTGTGGACTCGTTGTATGAGAGGACAATGTCGCCGGGAATAATCTCCTGGATCTCCTTGAACCAGGCCCCGTTCTCATAGCGGGCGCCATCGGTGCTCGCATCCACCAGCACCAGCGTCCCCGCCACAAAGCAGGTATTCTGTCGCCACTCGCCGGTCTCCGGATCGATGTAGCCATCGGCGCTTCAGAGTCCCCTGGCAGGCGACACGGGCGTCCATGCCCGAGTCGCCTGCACACGCGACCTCCATGGTCGCGTGCGAGCAGGGGA
This portion of the Leptospirales bacterium genome encodes:
- a CDS encoding HINT domain-containing protein, producing the protein MAGTLVLVDASTDGARYENGAWFKEIQEIIPGDIVLSYNESTHTVEPKRVVQTFVRQTDRIYHVRYSNGAEFETTFNHEFYVKGEGWVQAKQLRPGDVSITANGAEQTIAGVNGEARYETVYNFEVQDNHTYFVGRDTVLVHNQTYVPPAAAPDLLCGISRIVGRVENGCDNPEYMAQLRAAGMARGLGELAGSIAGGVGVVTLATCFEGGCAAAYTTWLQSHVEVTAFFVSLLGGDAYLNGSGAVTAEEAALIRQKLLSADSRMLGQLWKRLLIAGRSAQSSSEVGIINNLRGRVFEAAALKALGASPNTSEALFGNTRRGGRTCYSGLS